A genomic stretch from Marinimicrobium sp. C6131 includes:
- a CDS encoding GNAT family N-acetyltransferase, which yields METQPKLHTKRLTLRPFSLTDAPRVQALAGDRRVSAMTANIPYPYKDGMAESWIASRAVAFSRGEAIVYAVTLSETSELIGTVSLTELTAADGNLGYWIGFPYWGNGYCTEAAGALVEFGLKEFGLPLIYARHLKENRPSGRVILNIGFQYTGTVSTNVHGERRVLEHYERRT from the coding sequence ATGGAAACGCAACCTAAACTTCATACCAAACGATTGACGCTACGGCCATTCTCATTGACAGACGCTCCCCGAGTGCAGGCGTTGGCGGGCGACCGTCGAGTATCAGCAATGACGGCCAACATACCGTATCCCTATAAAGACGGTATGGCGGAAAGCTGGATAGCCTCTCGGGCTGTTGCGTTTTCGCGTGGTGAGGCAATCGTTTACGCGGTCACTCTTTCGGAAACGTCGGAACTGATCGGGACAGTGAGTCTAACCGAACTCACAGCTGCCGACGGTAATCTCGGTTACTGGATTGGGTTTCCATACTGGGGTAACGGGTATTGTACCGAAGCCGCGGGCGCTCTGGTTGAGTTCGGACTGAAAGAGTTCGGGTTGCCACTGATTTATGCCAGGCACCTGAAAGAAAATCGCCCTTCAGGGCGGGTAATCCTCAATATCGGTTTCCAGTATACAGGTACAGTGTCTACGAATGTTCATGGTGAAAGGCGCGTGCTTGAACACTACGAGAGAAGGACGTGA
- the gltX gene encoding glutamate--tRNA ligase, which yields MTVRTRIAPSPTGDPHVGTAYIALFNLCFARQHGGQFLLRIEDTDQARSTPESERAILDSLRWLGIEWDEGPDVGGEHGPYRQSERMDIYRGYAEELIEKGHAFYCFATAEELDQMRAEQQARGETPKYDGRGLKLSEAEVKQRLDAGEPYVIRMKVPEEGTCKVQDMLRGEIDIDWSQVDMQVLLKADGMPTYHLANVVDDHLMGITHVIRGEEWINSAPKHLKLYEYFGWEAPVLCHLPLLRNPDKSKLSKRKNPTSILYYQRAGFLPEALLNYLGRMGWSMPDEREKFTLEDMQAHFDITRVSLGGPIFDVEKLSWLNGMWIREDLSTEQLADRLQAWALNRDNLLKVLPHAQPRMETLGDFAPLVSFLASGNLGLTESHFTGNKLDLDEQKRVLQFAVWRMEALRTWERDAIFAELKSLADATGIKVKDFLAPLFVAISGTTASFSVMDAMVLLGPDMSRARLRQAVEVLGGVGKKQLKKLEKAYQVLGAEEVASSDSE from the coding sequence ATGACCGTTCGCACCCGTATTGCGCCTTCACCGACGGGCGATCCCCACGTCGGTACCGCCTACATTGCCCTGTTCAACCTGTGCTTCGCCCGCCAGCACGGCGGCCAGTTCCTGCTGCGCATCGAAGACACCGACCAGGCCCGCAGCACCCCGGAATCCGAACGGGCCATTCTGGACAGCCTGCGCTGGCTGGGCATCGAGTGGGACGAGGGCCCGGATGTGGGCGGCGAACACGGCCCCTACCGCCAGAGCGAGCGCATGGACATCTACCGGGGCTACGCCGAAGAGCTGATCGAGAAGGGCCATGCCTTCTACTGCTTCGCCACCGCCGAAGAGCTGGACCAGATGCGCGCGGAACAACAGGCCCGTGGGGAAACCCCCAAATACGACGGTCGCGGCCTGAAACTGAGCGAAGCGGAAGTCAAACAGCGCCTGGACGCCGGCGAGCCCTACGTCATCCGCATGAAAGTGCCGGAAGAGGGCACCTGCAAAGTGCAGGACATGCTGCGTGGCGAAATCGACATCGACTGGTCCCAGGTGGATATGCAGGTGCTGCTCAAAGCCGACGGCATGCCCACCTACCACCTGGCCAACGTGGTGGACGACCACCTGATGGGCATCACCCACGTGATCCGCGGTGAGGAGTGGATCAACTCCGCCCCCAAACACCTCAAACTGTACGAATACTTCGGCTGGGAAGCCCCCGTGCTGTGCCACCTGCCGTTGCTGCGCAACCCGGACAAATCCAAGCTCAGCAAGCGCAAAAACCCCACCAGCATCCTCTACTACCAGCGCGCCGGCTTCCTGCCCGAAGCCCTGCTCAACTACCTGGGCCGCATGGGCTGGTCCATGCCCGATGAGCGCGAGAAATTCACCCTGGAAGACATGCAGGCCCACTTCGACATCACCCGTGTGTCCCTGGGCGGCCCCATCTTCGACGTGGAAAAGCTCTCCTGGCTCAATGGAATGTGGATCCGCGAAGACCTCTCCACCGAGCAGCTCGCCGACCGCCTGCAGGCCTGGGCGCTCAACCGGGACAACCTGCTCAAAGTGCTGCCCCACGCCCAGCCCCGCATGGAAACCCTGGGCGACTTCGCCCCCCTGGTCAGCTTCCTCGCCTCCGGCAACCTGGGCCTGACCGAGAGCCATTTCACCGGCAACAAGCTGGACCTGGACGAACAGAAGCGGGTCCTCCAGTTCGCCGTCTGGCGCATGGAAGCCCTGCGCACCTGGGAGCGCGACGCCATCTTCGCCGAGCTAAAATCCCTGGCCGACGCCACCGGGATCAAGGTCAAAGACTTCCTGGCCCCGCTGTTCGTCGCCATCTCCGGCACCACCGCCTCCTTCTCGGTCATGGACGCCATGGTCCTGCTCGGCCCGGACATGAGCCGCGCCAGACTGCGTCAAGCCGTCGAAGTGCTCGGCGGCGTGGGCAAAAAGCAGCTCAAAAAGCTGGAAAAGGCCTACCAGGTGCTGGGTGCAGAGGAAGTCGCTTCAAGCGACAGCGAGTGA
- a CDS encoding FMN-dependent NADH-azoreductase, with translation MSTLLTIQSSLFGEQGQSSALINRFVEHWLTLHPGGKVINRNLAEDPVPHLDLERFQAFTATPDEMTDAQHEAVTQSDALIAELVSADVILLGIPMYNFNIPSTLHTYFDHVARAGVTFRYSANGPEGLVKGKKAYVFVTRGGVYGESHAQTDFVRQFLGFIGITDVEFIHAEGLAMKEKAEKNLAAAKQRIERLSAVV, from the coding sequence ATGAGCACGTTATTGACCATTCAAAGCAGCCTGTTCGGAGAGCAGGGACAGTCCTCAGCACTCATCAACCGTTTCGTCGAGCACTGGCTGACCCTGCACCCTGGCGGCAAAGTCATTAATCGCAACCTGGCCGAAGATCCGGTCCCCCACCTCGACCTTGAGCGATTCCAGGCCTTCACCGCCACCCCGGATGAGATGACGGACGCGCAGCATGAAGCGGTCACCCAATCAGATGCATTGATTGCGGAGCTGGTCAGCGCCGATGTGATCCTCCTTGGAATACCCATGTACAACTTCAACATTCCGTCGACGCTGCATACCTACTTCGACCATGTCGCCCGCGCCGGCGTTACCTTCCGCTACTCCGCGAACGGCCCGGAGGGCTTGGTCAAAGGCAAAAAGGCCTATGTCTTTGTGACCCGCGGAGGAGTGTACGGTGAAAGCCACGCCCAGACCGATTTTGTCCGCCAATTTCTCGGATTCATCGGTATCACCGATGTGGAATTTATCCACGCCGAAGGCCTGGCGATGAAGGAAAAAGCCGAGAAAAATCTGGCGGCTGCGAAACAACGGATTGAACGTCTGAGCGCGGTAGTATGA
- a CDS encoding helix-turn-helix domain-containing protein, with the protein MAKQPTMTGEELGKKLLQSVNEMKAGKVARTTQVSPNEVAAARIKTGLSQSQFAEALHISPRTLQEWEQGRRKPSGAAQALIQIAFRHPEVITESLMKEAG; encoded by the coding sequence ATGGCTAAACAACCTACCATGACCGGGGAAGAGCTAGGCAAAAAGCTTCTACAGTCCGTGAATGAAATGAAGGCGGGTAAAGTAGCACGGACGACGCAGGTTTCGCCAAATGAAGTGGCGGCGGCTCGTATTAAAACCGGGCTTTCCCAGTCACAGTTTGCAGAAGCTCTACATATATCCCCTCGCACTCTTCAGGAATGGGAGCAAGGACGTCGAAAACCTTCAGGCGCCGCCCAAGCTCTCATCCAAATTGCTTTTAGGCACCCTGAAGTCATTACAGAGTCCTTAATGAAAGAGGCAGGCTGA
- the moaE gene encoding molybdopterin synthase catalytic subunit MoaE, producing the protein MISVQTAPFDVAHEYGQLTADDVDAGAAVFFVGRVRSHNDGRAVTGMTLEHYPGMTEKALEQIVADARQRWPLGRVRVIHRVGSLVLGDAIVFVGVTSAHRDASFEAAEFIMDYLKNRAPFWKREDTEDGSVWVDARDKDLRALARWN; encoded by the coding sequence ATGATATCCGTGCAGACCGCGCCTTTTGATGTGGCCCATGAATACGGCCAGCTCACCGCCGACGACGTGGATGCCGGCGCGGCCGTGTTTTTTGTCGGTCGAGTGCGCTCCCACAACGACGGTCGCGCCGTCACCGGCATGACGTTGGAGCACTACCCGGGCATGACCGAAAAGGCGCTGGAGCAGATTGTCGCCGATGCGCGTCAGCGCTGGCCGCTGGGGCGGGTCAGGGTGATCCATCGCGTCGGTTCACTGGTATTGGGGGACGCGATTGTGTTCGTTGGCGTGACCAGCGCCCATCGGGACGCGTCCTTCGAGGCCGCGGAATTCATCATGGATTATCTGAAAAACCGGGCGCCGTTCTGGAAGCGCGAAGACACCGAAGACGGCTCAGTCTGGGTCGACGCCCGGGACAAAGACCTGCGCGCCCTCGCGCGCTGGAACTGA
- the moaC gene encoding cyclic pyranopterin monophosphate synthase MoaC — MSLTHTDDQGRASMVDVSDKPATVREARASAFVRMQPATLALIRENGLKKGDVLAVSRIAGIQAAKQTANLVPLCHPLALSKVGVEFELQEEPAGVAIETYCKLSGQTGVEMEALTAASVAALTIYDMCKAVDLSMVIENVSLLEKSGGRRGHYVRAKDETKQP; from the coding sequence ATGAGTTTGACCCATACCGATGATCAAGGGCGCGCCAGCATGGTGGACGTGTCGGACAAGCCCGCCACCGTGCGTGAGGCGAGGGCCAGTGCCTTTGTCCGGATGCAACCCGCCACCCTGGCGTTGATTCGTGAAAATGGCCTGAAAAAAGGCGACGTATTGGCGGTATCCCGCATTGCCGGAATTCAGGCGGCCAAGCAGACCGCCAACCTGGTGCCGCTGTGTCACCCACTGGCGCTGAGCAAAGTGGGGGTGGAGTTTGAGTTGCAGGAAGAGCCCGCTGGTGTCGCGATTGAAACCTACTGCAAGCTGTCCGGTCAGACTGGCGTGGAAATGGAAGCACTGACCGCCGCCAGCGTGGCGGCGCTGACCATCTATGACATGTGCAAGGCCGTGGACTTGAGTATGGTGATCGAAAATGTCTCACTGCTGGAGAAATCCGGTGGCCGTCGCGGTCATTACGTGCGCGCCAAAGACGAGACCAAGCAGCCATGA
- a CDS encoding class I SAM-dependent methyltransferase, with translation MKILKLVACLAAATALTACDQAEETQTATPEPEPEATISDGAPLAAPGASILEIMASAHRSDENRARDRYRNPEETLFFFGLEPDDTVIEINPGGGWYMEIIAPFVNEDGQYIAATPDPELEGMPSYVIRQAAQIQARIEEQPDFYGNADVQLYDPSAPVLGEPGSADFVLTFRNVHGWINGGQAEGMFQAFADVLKPGGVLGVVQHRAVDDADPSESAATGYVSEAAVIALAEAAGLTLDDRSNINANPKDTRDHPEGVWTLPPSLRLGEENRAAYEAIGESDRMTLRFVKPESAE, from the coding sequence ATGAAAATCCTTAAACTCGTCGCCTGCCTGGCGGCCGCCACCGCACTGACCGCCTGCGACCAGGCAGAAGAAACCCAGACTGCCACCCCCGAACCGGAGCCCGAAGCGACAATCTCGGACGGCGCCCCTCTGGCGGCTCCGGGGGCCAGCATTCTGGAGATCATGGCCAGCGCTCACCGCAGTGACGAAAACCGGGCCCGGGATCGCTATCGCAATCCGGAAGAAACCCTGTTTTTCTTCGGTCTGGAGCCCGATGACACCGTCATTGAGATCAACCCCGGCGGCGGCTGGTATATGGAAATCATCGCCCCCTTCGTCAACGAAGACGGGCAATACATCGCCGCCACGCCGGATCCCGAGCTGGAGGGCATGCCCTCTTACGTGATCCGTCAGGCGGCGCAGATTCAGGCGCGTATCGAGGAACAGCCCGACTTCTACGGCAATGCCGACGTACAGCTCTACGATCCTTCAGCGCCCGTGCTGGGCGAGCCGGGCAGTGCGGACTTTGTGTTGACGTTCCGCAATGTGCACGGCTGGATCAATGGTGGGCAGGCCGAAGGCATGTTCCAGGCGTTTGCCGATGTGCTCAAACCCGGCGGCGTGCTGGGCGTGGTGCAGCATCGCGCCGTGGATGATGCCGACCCCTCGGAAAGTGCCGCTACCGGGTACGTTTCCGAGGCGGCGGTGATTGCATTGGCGGAAGCGGCCGGTCTGACACTGGATGACCGCAGCAACATCAACGCCAACCCCAAGGACACCCGGGATCACCCAGAGGGCGTGTGGACCTTGCCACCGTCACTGCGCCTCGGTGAAGAGAATCGCGCCGCCTACGAGGCGATTGGCGAGAGTGACCGGATGACCCTGCGCTTCGTCAAACCCGAATCGGCGGAATAA
- a CDS encoding YihY/virulence factor BrkB family protein, whose translation MDLTIQDKLPAPVKHWLDIFLAASQYWLGSQAFIYAAALAFFTVFSIAPVLVVVVMLVGLFIGERAVQGQLFEQLEGTIGPEAAGVVQTAVVNSQIDQSGIWPALIGITATIIGATTVFAQMQRSLNEIWSVVPRPSKSSLWIFIKSRLLSLTIILAIGFVLLVSLLLSVALRTIMAFAEEWLPVPGWAMVGMELFLSLFVVTALFAAMFKILPDVLLSWRDVLLGAFITAVLFTVGRSLIAIYLAYTATASAYGAAGSLALLLLWVNYSSMILLFGAAFTRAHLEGRGLSVLPRSTAVRVHRELIDEVQKKNE comes from the coding sequence ATGGATTTGACGATTCAGGACAAGCTCCCTGCTCCCGTAAAGCACTGGCTCGACATCTTCCTCGCCGCGAGCCAATATTGGCTGGGCAGCCAGGCCTTCATCTACGCCGCCGCGCTGGCGTTCTTCACGGTCTTCTCGATCGCACCGGTGTTGGTCGTGGTGGTCATGCTCGTTGGGCTGTTTATCGGTGAGCGGGCGGTTCAGGGCCAGCTCTTTGAACAGCTTGAGGGGACCATCGGGCCGGAGGCCGCCGGAGTGGTTCAGACAGCAGTGGTCAATTCGCAAATTGATCAGAGCGGCATCTGGCCGGCGCTGATCGGGATCACGGCCACCATCATCGGTGCCACCACCGTGTTCGCCCAGATGCAGCGGTCTCTGAATGAGATCTGGAGTGTTGTGCCGCGTCCCTCCAAAAGCAGTCTCTGGATCTTTATCAAAAGCCGATTGTTGTCGCTGACCATCATTCTGGCCATCGGCTTCGTTCTGCTGGTCTCGCTGCTGTTGTCCGTGGCCTTGCGTACCATCATGGCGTTTGCGGAGGAGTGGTTGCCGGTGCCCGGTTGGGCCATGGTAGGGATGGAACTGTTTCTCTCACTGTTCGTGGTGACGGCGCTGTTTGCTGCGATGTTCAAAATCCTGCCGGATGTACTTCTGTCCTGGCGGGACGTTCTGCTCGGCGCCTTCATCACCGCCGTGCTGTTCACGGTGGGCCGCTCCCTGATCGCCATTTACCTGGCCTATACGGCGACGGCATCGGCCTATGGTGCCGCCGGCTCTCTGGCGCTGCTCCTGTTATGGGTGAACTATTCCTCCATGATTCTCCTGTTCGGGGCGGCGTTTACCCGGGCGCACCTTGAGGGCCGGGGTCTGTCAGTGCTGCCCAGGAGCACAGCGGTGCGAGTGCATCGCGAGTTGATTGACGAAGTGCAAAAGAAAAATGAGTGA
- a CDS encoding Kelch repeat-containing protein has translation MPLFNPSIRTRRTVTTLVSSAAMAAAFCVLAACNSETNSPQVTDIAPVQWQQHKASTPPSARHENGFVAVGEHLYLIGGRGERPLDIFDPATGNWSQGAKPPFEIHHMQAIEYDEKLYVLGAMTGGFPEEPPLANVLIYDPATDAWSEGPEIPADRRRGGSGVVLHEGLIYLVGGNTRGHMSGYVPWVDVFDPETGRWTQLPDAPHARDHFHAAVIDGHIYAAAGRTSSHDTGESMSLTVAPVDVYDIENQRWHTLEAPLPTERAGTATVAFNGLLVVLGGESISQVEAHREVEAYNPETGEWLSLPPLPVGRHGTQATLFNGELHIVAGSENRGGGPELNDHWVMEMGE, from the coding sequence ATGCCATTGTTCAATCCCTCAATCAGAACCCGGCGCACCGTCACAACACTCGTTTCATCGGCCGCAATGGCTGCTGCGTTCTGTGTCCTTGCGGCCTGCAACTCTGAAACCAATAGCCCACAAGTTACCGACATCGCCCCAGTGCAATGGCAGCAGCACAAGGCCAGTACACCACCCAGTGCGCGCCACGAAAACGGTTTTGTGGCTGTAGGTGAACATTTGTATCTGATCGGCGGTCGAGGTGAGCGGCCTTTGGACATCTTTGATCCAGCCACTGGGAATTGGAGCCAGGGCGCCAAACCGCCGTTTGAAATTCACCATATGCAGGCCATCGAATACGACGAAAAACTCTACGTGCTGGGCGCCATGACCGGCGGTTTTCCGGAAGAGCCTCCACTGGCTAATGTCTTGATTTACGATCCCGCCACGGACGCCTGGTCGGAGGGGCCAGAAATTCCCGCCGATCGTCGGCGTGGCGGCAGCGGCGTTGTGTTGCATGAAGGGCTGATTTATCTCGTGGGTGGAAACACGCGTGGCCATATGAGCGGCTATGTCCCCTGGGTGGATGTGTTTGATCCGGAAACCGGACGCTGGACGCAACTGCCCGATGCACCCCATGCGCGGGATCATTTTCATGCGGCGGTGATTGATGGGCACATATACGCGGCCGCAGGGCGTACCTCATCCCACGACACGGGCGAAAGCATGTCGCTCACCGTTGCGCCCGTCGATGTGTATGACATTGAAAACCAACGCTGGCACACACTGGAAGCGCCTTTGCCCACCGAGCGTGCTGGTACGGCAACGGTGGCTTTCAATGGATTGTTGGTGGTCTTGGGCGGTGAGAGTATCAGTCAAGTTGAAGCCCACCGCGAAGTGGAGGCGTACAACCCGGAAACTGGGGAATGGCTCAGTCTGCCACCTTTACCGGTTGGGCGCCACGGGACCCAGGCCACGCTGTTCAATGGAGAATTGCATATTGTCGCCGGCAGCGAAAATCGTGGTGGCGGTCCTGAGTTGAATGATCATTGGGTTATGGAGATGGGTGAGTAG
- a CDS encoding TVP38/TMEM64 family protein, with translation MAVLLAVLIYFDVHEQVVALLEWFRDQGVWAPVLFMLVMAAVVVLLLPGALFTVGAGFVFGPVLGTCYVVVGTTLGATLAFLGARYFFGARARQFVVRHTRLRLVSEELTPNGWKIVLLIRLIPFFPSKLANYFFGLTQFRLSGYMVGSFIGFIPFSLHNVYLGSIVADLSQLGTRELDRSPLEWGIYGLGFVATVVAIVYLNRLARRALAPYTDPPGTDDNAAARGGTP, from the coding sequence GTGGCGGTTTTGCTGGCGGTGCTGATCTACTTCGATGTGCATGAGCAGGTGGTCGCGCTGTTGGAGTGGTTCAGGGACCAGGGCGTCTGGGCGCCGGTGCTGTTCATGCTGGTCATGGCCGCTGTGGTGGTGCTGCTGCTTCCGGGCGCGCTGTTCACCGTGGGGGCGGGCTTTGTGTTTGGCCCGGTGCTGGGGACCTGCTATGTGGTGGTGGGTACCACGCTCGGCGCTACCCTGGCTTTTCTGGGCGCCCGCTATTTTTTTGGGGCCCGTGCGCGCCAGTTCGTCGTAAGGCACACCCGCCTGAGGCTGGTCAGTGAGGAACTGACGCCCAATGGCTGGAAAATTGTTCTGCTGATCCGCCTTATTCCCTTCTTTCCCAGCAAGCTGGCCAATTATTTTTTTGGCCTGACCCAGTTTCGGCTGTCGGGTTATATGGTGGGGTCGTTTATCGGTTTTATTCCTTTCTCCCTGCACAATGTGTACCTGGGCTCCATCGTTGCCGATCTGTCGCAACTGGGTACCCGGGAACTGGATCGTTCTCCGCTGGAGTGGGGGATTTACGGTCTCGGCTTCGTCGCGACGGTGGTGGCGATTGTGTACCTCAACCGCCTGGCCCGGCGCGCTCTGGCGCCCTATACCGACCCACCGGGCACCGATGACAATGCCGCTGCCCGCGGGGGCACGCCATGA
- a CDS encoding sulfite exporter TauE/SafE family protein produces the protein MFFLIGMLIGLVLGLTGAGGSVFAVPLLILLGGMSVHGAVGLSLGAVAISALYGSVRSWHSDLVLWPPTLILALSGALVAPLGQWLGNQLPDVLLLVSFNGLTLIIAVRMWRDAQRNPERAQVVRASRAEHRRPEMLCMLGPNGQFELKLRCISGLTIGGALVGLLSGVFGVGGGFLIIPLLLFLSRISMVQAVSISLLIITLISSSGFISHWLFSEQAGTPMDWSLLGWLALGGVGGMVVGQQISHRIANARLQQIFAVGLVLLALVTLASTLIR, from the coding sequence ATGTTTTTTCTGATTGGCATGCTCATCGGACTGGTGCTCGGCCTGACTGGCGCGGGTGGCTCGGTGTTTGCGGTGCCGCTGCTGATTCTGCTCGGCGGGATGAGCGTCCATGGTGCCGTCGGCCTGTCCCTGGGCGCCGTGGCCATCAGTGCGCTCTACGGCAGCGTTCGCAGCTGGCACAGCGATCTGGTGCTGTGGCCGCCCACCCTCATTCTCGCGCTCAGTGGCGCTCTGGTCGCGCCGTTAGGTCAATGGCTGGGCAATCAATTGCCAGACGTCCTGTTGCTGGTCAGTTTCAATGGGTTGACGCTGATTATCGCGGTGCGCATGTGGCGCGACGCCCAGCGTAACCCCGAGCGCGCCCAGGTGGTACGGGCCAGCAGGGCCGAGCACCGACGCCCGGAGATGCTGTGCATGCTGGGCCCGAACGGTCAGTTCGAGCTCAAGCTGCGCTGTATTTCCGGGCTGACCATTGGTGGTGCGTTGGTGGGTTTGCTGTCCGGGGTATTTGGGGTCGGCGGCGGGTTTCTGATTATTCCCCTGCTGTTGTTTCTGAGCCGAATCTCCATGGTGCAGGCGGTGTCGATTTCGCTGTTGATCATCACCCTGATCAGCAGCTCGGGCTTTATCAGCCACTGGCTGTTCAGTGAACAGGCCGGCACCCCGATGGACTGGTCTCTGCTGGGCTGGCTGGCGCTGGGCGGAGTGGGAGGCATGGTGGTTGGCCAACAGATCAGTCACCGTATCGCCAATGCCCGCCTGCAACAGATTTTTGCGGTCGGGCTGGTGCTCCTGGCGCTGGTCACTCTGGCGTCCACCCTGATTCGCTGA
- a CDS encoding LysR family transcriptional regulator yields MKAKPTPHITLEQWRCLVAVVDAGGYVQAAEALHKSQSSITYAVQRLEHMLDVKVFSIQGRKATLTPVGRMLYQRAQQLLEDSLNIERAAGKASAGWESEIAVAVEVLFPAWLLLECLDAFGEISPQTRINVYETVLDGGKELLKRGEVDLAILPQIPVGYDGSIIQRGAKIIPVAHPDHPLHQLGRELSLRDLRKHRHVVVRDTSSERNDRTYTVDVEQRWTVTNMATLIGAVSRGYGFAWLMEEKIRHELAAGTLKPLPMRKGRERFVDLYLVFAGGDVAGPGVERLAHIIRDRTQTACARFLSDKEPEQR; encoded by the coding sequence ATGAAAGCGAAACCCACCCCCCATATCACGTTGGAGCAATGGCGCTGCCTAGTGGCTGTGGTTGATGCCGGGGGCTACGTCCAGGCCGCCGAGGCGTTGCATAAGAGTCAGTCCTCAATCACTTATGCGGTGCAGAGGCTTGAGCACATGCTGGACGTCAAGGTGTTCTCGATTCAGGGGCGAAAGGCGACGCTGACCCCGGTCGGGCGCATGTTGTACCAACGCGCGCAGCAGTTGCTGGAAGACTCGTTAAATATCGAACGGGCGGCGGGCAAGGCCTCTGCGGGCTGGGAGAGTGAGATTGCCGTTGCCGTGGAGGTACTGTTTCCCGCCTGGCTGCTGCTGGAATGCCTCGACGCGTTTGGAGAGATCAGTCCGCAGACCCGGATCAACGTTTATGAAACGGTGCTTGATGGCGGCAAAGAGTTGTTGAAGCGGGGCGAGGTGGACCTTGCGATCCTGCCACAGATTCCGGTCGGTTACGATGGTTCTATTATTCAGCGTGGCGCCAAAATCATTCCTGTTGCCCACCCCGATCATCCTTTGCATCAGTTGGGGCGTGAACTGTCACTCCGCGACCTTCGCAAGCACCGACATGTTGTCGTGCGCGATACCTCCTCTGAGCGCAACGACCGAACGTACACCGTGGACGTGGAGCAACGGTGGACGGTGACCAATATGGCGACCCTGATTGGCGCGGTATCGCGTGGATACGGTTTTGCCTGGTTGATGGAGGAGAAAATTCGGCATGAACTGGCCGCTGGGACTCTCAAGCCTCTGCCCATGCGTAAAGGGCGCGAACGCTTTGTCGATCTGTATCTGGTGTTTGCCGGCGGCGATGTGGCAGGTCCGGGCGTGGAGCGCCTGGCACACATCATCCGGGATAGAACCCAGACCGCGTGCGCCAGGTTTCTATCCGATAAAGAGCCTGAACAGCGGTAA
- the moaD gene encoding molybdopterin converting factor subunit 1: MIQVLFFARLRDQLGCDSLTLETVDGDSVTKVRERLVAEHPDWREPLSASGVLFAVNQSLVKSGHPVHDGDEVAFMPPVTGG, encoded by the coding sequence ATGATTCAGGTGTTATTTTTTGCCCGCTTGCGCGACCAGTTGGGCTGTGATTCTCTCACCCTGGAAACCGTGGATGGTGACAGTGTCACCAAGGTGCGTGAGCGTCTGGTGGCGGAACACCCCGACTGGCGCGAGCCCCTGAGCGCCTCCGGCGTGCTCTTTGCGGTGAACCAGTCGCTGGTGAAGTCCGGCCATCCGGTTCATGATGGTGACGAGGTGGCCTTTATGCCCCCCGTGACCGGAGGCTGA